In one window of Nicotiana tabacum cultivar K326 chromosome 12, ASM71507v2, whole genome shotgun sequence DNA:
- the LOC107801948 gene encoding protein SOB FIVE-LIKE 5, translating into MNISASECSSGCESGWTMYLDQLSNSEDQYNRRNIDYGIYGKSKTEYVDEYQEDEDMSMVSDASSGPPHFQEEYCFDQNGYIFYPSASENTKPKEKRNIKEQKVKKQNLYLDDTASSPFSSFPKDNREYNDRTSVEMVADFSETHSKGKSVLGKHFDFLKTSVSGRTSSEKPSGLKGRKRQ; encoded by the exons ATGAATATATCAGCTTCTGAATGTAGTAGTGGATGTGAATCTGGTTGGACAATGTACTTAGATCAACTCTCAAATTCTGAAGATCAATATAACAGAAGAAATATTGATTATGGCATATATGGTAAGAGTAAAACAGAATATGTGGATGAAtatcaagaagatgaagatatgTCAATGGTTTCTGATGCTTCTTCTGGTCCACCACATTTTCAAGAAGAATATTGCTTTGATCAAAATGGATACATTTTCTATCCTTCAGCTTCTGAAAACACAAAGCCAAAAGAGAAAAGGAATATAAAAGAGCAAAAGGTCAAAAAACAGAATCTTTATCTTGATGATACTGCTAGTTCTCCATTCTCTAGTTTCCCTAAG GATAACAGAGAATATAATGATAGAACTTCCGTGGAGATGGTAGCTGACTTCTCTGAAACACATTCTAAG GGTAAATCTGTTTTAGGGAAGCACTTTGATTTCTTGAAAACATCTGTGAGTGGAAGAACTTCATCAGAAAAACCTA GTGGTTTGAAAGGAAGGAAGAGGCAATAA